Genomic segment of Mycolicibacterium sarraceniae:
AGTCCGCTGGAGGAGCATCGGGAGCTGGCCCGCAAGGTCCACACCGACCAGGATGTCGACTTCTTCGAGATCTTCGTCGACACCCCGCTGGAGGATTGCGAACGTCGCGACCCGAAGGGGCTCTACAAGAAGGCTCGTGCGGGGGAGATCACCCACTTCACCGGAATCGACAGCCCCTACCAGCGCCCGAAGAACCCGGATCTGCGACTCACTCCCGATCGTGAGTGTGACGAGCTGGCTCAGCAGGTCGTCGATCTGTTGGAGGGGCAGCGGTGAGCGATCACGAACTCGCCGCCGATCTCGCCACCCAGGCGGGCACGCTGCTGCTGGACGTCCGCGCAGAGCTGGTCGACGCGTCCGGTGCGGAGCGAAAAGCGTCTGGCGACAAACGGTCTCACGAGTTCCTGATGGAGGCGCTGGCCGCGCAGCGGCCCGACGATGCGGTGCTCTCCGAGGAGGGTGCCGACGACCCGGTCCGGCTGCGCAGTAGCCGGGTATGGATTGTCGATCCGCTCGACGGCACCCGTGAGTTCTCCGAGCTCGACCGCGAGGACTGGGCCGTGCATGTGGCGTTGTGGCAGGACGGCCAACTGAGCGCCGGCGCGGTCGCGCTGCCTGCCCAGAACGTCACCCTGGCCACGCCGTCGGTGCCGGCACCGCCGCCCGCACCGGCCGCCCCGCGCATCGTCGTGTCACGGACTCGACCGCCCGCCGTCGCCCTCCAGGTTCGGGACGCCCTGGGCGGTGTGCTTGTCGAAATGGGCTCTGCCGGAGCGAAAGTCGCGGCAGTGGTCCAGGGCCTGGCGGATATCTACGTGCACGCCGGCGGACAGTATGAATGGGATTCGGCCGCCCCGGTGGCCGTCGCCCGTGCGGCGGGGCTGCACACGTCGCGCATCGACGGATCTCCTCTCCAATACAACCGGCCGGACCCGAAGCTTCCCGACGTGGTGGTGTGCCGGCCCGAATACGCCGAGGCGGTGCTGGCGGCAATTGCTGCCGGCTAGCGGTTGATCCCCCTGGTAGGCCCCGATATCGGTGGGCCAACGGGTCGGGGGCTCACTGCCGTACAGCGTTCATCCTGATCGACGGTGAATTCACCGACGGCCGATAACACCTCGCCCTCGACTCCGCACTGTCGAAGGGGAAACCTGACCACGATGACTG
This window contains:
- a CDS encoding 3'(2'),5'-bisphosphate nucleotidase CysQ; its protein translation is MSDHELAADLATQAGTLLLDVRAELVDASGAERKASGDKRSHEFLMEALAAQRPDDAVLSEEGADDPVRLRSSRVWIVDPLDGTREFSELDREDWAVHVALWQDGQLSAGAVALPAQNVTLATPSVPAPPPAPAAPRIVVSRTRPPAVALQVRDALGGVLVEMGSAGAKVAAVVQGLADIYVHAGGQYEWDSAAPVAVARAAGLHTSRIDGSPLQYNRPDPKLPDVVVCRPEYAEAVLAAIAAG